Proteins from one Rosa chinensis cultivar Old Blush chromosome 7, RchiOBHm-V2, whole genome shotgun sequence genomic window:
- the LOC112176588 gene encoding dehydration-responsive element-binding protein 1E → MNSSYQFSDSNQQSLESVSSIDKPESSSLSDTSFTTRRSPHSDGAVILASSRPKKRAGRRVFKETRHPVYRGVRRRNNNKWVCEVREPNKKTRIWLGTYPTLEMAARAHDVAALALRGKQACLNFADSVWRLPIPASKDQLDIRRAAAEAAETFRPEEFGGVSSSCDDNEREYEDENVEMDNEKKNDGFYEDEEGLFDMPRLLTSMAEGPLLSPPRHYLDSMNWADDQVDSESNFSLWSF, encoded by the coding sequence ATGAACTCCAGTTACCAGTTCTCAGACTCCAACCAGCAAAGCCTCGAATCAGTCTCCTCCATCGACAAGCCCGAGTCGTCTTCCTTATCTGACACGAGCTTCACGACTCGCCGTTCACCTCATTCCGACGGAGCGGTGATACTTGCTTCGAGCAGGCCGAAGAAGCGTGCCGGTAGGCGAGTGTTCAAGGAGACTCGGCACCCGGTCTACCGGGGCGTGAGGCGCAGGAACAATAACAAGTGGGTGTGCGAGGTCAGGGAGCCGAACAAAAAGACCAGAATATGGCTCGGGACGTACCCAACTCTTGAGATGGCCGCTCGGGCACACGATGTGGCGGCGTTGGCCCTCAGGGGGAAGCAGGCATGCCTCAATTTTGCTGATTCCGTGTGGCGGTTGCCCATTCCGGCTTCTAAAGACCAGCTCGACATTCGCAGGGCCGCCGCCGAGGCTGCTGAGACATTTCGACCTGAGGAGTTCGGCGGCGTCTCGAGCAGCTGTGACGACAACGAGAGGGAATATGAGGATGAGAATGTTGAGATGGAcaacgagaagaagaatgaTGGCTTCTACGAGGATGAAGAGGGGCTCTTCGACATGCCCAGATTGCTGACTAGCATGGCGGAGGGTCCACTGCTCTCTCCGCCACGTCATTACTTGGACAGTATGAACTGGGCAGACGATCAGGTGGACAGCGAATCAAATTTCAGCTTGTGGAGCTTCTAA